Proteins encoded by one window of Pseudomonadota bacterium:
- a CDS encoding tetratricopeptide repeat protein, with amino-acid sequence MLFRALPTKYFTKLIKKSGFFSKLKGAFSRARNPDADISDQVIIGLEEQLKENPNNFRLRLKLADTCLSRGKRDKALDEYCKSARLYLKNDFIPLAIATYKKILSEEPKHLEANLELGRIYKQKKLNADATAHYLQAFNVYRENDRPNEALEVLETIIETAPDKEPYRLLLRELFPEYQESAKSIYSDIIITHKSPEKNGGMSAAEPTDADDFFDLGAELGEEFDEFSIASENLESFGQGAPNHGVEEIFQTMKTTRGKDRQDSENDKFHYNLALAYNELKMPEQALRESEEALKSVSFRLPTLLLRSRIFLHQGAYSSALSQIQQGLLEKGLTRNDFLTFKHQLGQILKEMGHYQQALEALHEAYTLDPDNQSLAGEIEELENLTRSPSM; translated from the coding sequence GTGCTTTTCCGGGCTTTACCGACTAAGTATTTTACAAAATTGATTAAGAAATCAGGCTTTTTCAGCAAATTGAAGGGTGCCTTCAGCCGGGCCAGAAACCCGGACGCCGACATTTCCGATCAAGTTATTATCGGTCTTGAAGAGCAACTCAAGGAAAACCCCAATAATTTTCGCCTGCGCCTTAAACTGGCCGACACCTGTCTGTCTCGGGGAAAACGCGACAAGGCCCTGGATGAATATTGTAAAAGCGCCCGACTTTATCTGAAAAACGATTTTATTCCCTTAGCCATCGCCACCTATAAGAAAATTCTCTCCGAAGAGCCGAAACACCTGGAAGCAAACCTTGAGCTGGGCCGTATCTACAAACAAAAGAAACTCAATGCCGATGCCACCGCCCACTACCTTCAGGCATTCAATGTCTACCGGGAAAACGACCGTCCGAATGAAGCCCTGGAGGTACTGGAAACGATTATCGAAACAGCTCCAGACAAAGAGCCTTACCGACTGCTTTTACGGGAACTATTTCCGGAATACCAGGAAAGCGCCAAAAGCATTTATTCAGATATCATCATCACTCACAAATCCCCCGAAAAGAATGGCGGGATGTCTGCCGCGGAGCCGACCGACGCAGATGATTTTTTTGACCTTGGCGCAGAACTGGGAGAAGAATTCGACGAGTTCTCGATTGCCAGCGAAAACCTGGAATCATTCGGGCAAGGGGCTCCCAATCACGGCGTCGAAGAAATTTTCCAAACCATGAAAACAACCCGAGGGAAAGACCGTCAGGATTCTGAAAACGATAAATTCCATTACAATCTTGCCCTGGCTTACAATGAGCTGAAAATGCCGGAACAAGCGTTGCGGGAAAGTGAGGAGGCGCTCAAGTCCGTCAGCTTTCGCCTTCCCACGCTGCTCTTGCGCAGCCGGATATTCCTGCATCAGGGAGCCTACTCCTCAGCCCTGTCGCAAATCCAGCAAGGTCTGCTGGAAAAAGGGCTGACCCGGAATGATTTTCTGACTTTCAAACATCAGCTGGGACAGATCCTCAAGGAAATGGGGCACTATCAGCAGGCGCTGGAAGCGCTGCACGAAGCCTACACCCTCGATCCAGACAACCAAAGCCTGGCCGGGGAAATCGAAGAACTGGAAAACCTGACCCGCTCCCCGTCGATGTAG